TTAATAGATGACGAACAAAAAAGCTTTCTTAGTCGAGTATTATTTAATACTTTTTTATTTGCTTTGATTAACATCGAGATACTTTTTTGTCATAAAGTTGTCCAGTATTGAATAGTTTGTAGCAAAGATACGCAAAGAGGTGATGGCTTGTGAACGCTGAAGAGAAAAAGGCGTTAGAACGGGACATACTTGAGCTGACCGACAGGTTTATTGAACAAACTATTCAACTGGGGGATCAGGAAAAAAAAGACAGCAATGAATATGAAAAAACTTTGGAAGGAGTAAGAGAACTTATTGAGAAACTGTCTTTTTATTTATCGGGGAAAGAGGAACACCTGGAAGAGCTACTGCGTCAATTGACCAGGCAAAAATTACCTGATCAGCGCGTATTAACCAGTTTCAACAACTTTTCCTGCACTCTGAACGATTTAATCGAACAGGGACTTGCATTGTACAAAAAGAACAAAATGGTGATTTTAAACCAATCTCCTTCAGATTTAACAGAAAAAATTGATATAACTCCGGAGCCCGAGCCAGAACAACAAGTTGAAGAAGAGACTGATTGCTCGGGAACAGCTGATACTGGTTCCCAGCCTTTACTAGCTGCGGACCTAGGAATTGTAGAGGAAGAAGGCAAAGACGAGCTTGAGTCTACTGTGGAGAATAGCGAAGAAACAGATACAGAAGAAACAGATACATTGGAAAAAATATTGCGTCAGATTTTCAGGGGCAAGACTCTAGTAAAAAATTATAAATTACATGGCATTGAGCTGAAGTATTATTTCCCGGATTTACAATTGGCAGTGGAAAAAATCCAAAACGCAACTCCCCATAACACTGTCTGGAAAGAGTATCATTGCTCCAGAGCGGGTATTACTTTGGTAAGAATTTCCGATGAAGAAATGAGCTACTACCGAAGGGTAAGCAGGTATTTAAAACGTGTTCTCTCACCGGTAAATACTTCTGCAGCTGCGGAATAAATATTAAATAAAAATTGTTGACTTGCAGTTCAAGGCCTGCTATAATCATTTTAAATATATAATTGTAACAACTATGCAGGAGAAAAGTAATTTGCTGAATCCTTACAGAGAGTCGGTGGTTGGTGAAAACCGGCAGGAATAAGCAAATGAAGCCACTCCTAAGTTGCAGGCTGAAAGAAGTAAGCTATGCCGGTAGTCCCGTTACGACTAAGCCATTAGGCACTAAGTTGGGTTAATACCAATTAGGGTGGTACCGCGGGTAATCTCTCGTCCCTTACAGGGTTGAGAGATTTTTTATTTTAAAAATGTCGTTAAGGAGGGTGAGTTATTTGCGGCAGGCGATTTTAAGAATACTGGAAAGAAACTCCAGACTTTCTTCCGAGGACATTGCCAAGATGCTGGATCTAAGTCCCCAGGATGTGGAACGTGAAATCAAAGCATTGGAAGAAGAAAAGATAATTTTAAGTTACGGTACATTAATCAACTGGGAAAAAGCAGGCGAGGAAGTAGTTTCGGCGTTAATCGATGTTAAAGTTACCCCTCAACGTGATGTAGGGTTCGATCAAGTTGCGGAACGAATACAGCGTTTTCCTGAAGTGCGAGCTTTATACCTGATGTCGGGCACTTACGATCTTTCCGTGCTGGTAGAAGGAAAAAACTTAAAAGAAGTCTCTCAGTTTGTTGCGGAAAAATTGGCTACTATTGAGCATGTTCAAAGCACGATGACTCATTTTGTCTTAAAAAAATATAAACAAGCTGGAATCATTTTTGAAGATTATGAAGAGGATCGGAGGCAGGTGTTTACACCATGAAACTTGAGTTTGACAAAATCATTTCTCCAGTAGTCAGGAACATCCCCCCGTCAGGAATACGCAGGTTTTTTGACCTAGTAGCCAACACGAAAGGGGTTATTTCCCTGGGAGTTGGGGAGCCGGATTTTGTGACACCCTGGCATATAAGGGAGGCGTGCGTTTACTCTTTGGAACAAGGTTATACCATGTATACTTCCAATTATGGAATGCCGGAACTTCGCCGCGAAATAGCCAACTATCTGAATAGGCAATATGAAGTTGAATACAATCCGGAAAATGAAATTATTGTTACGATTGGCGCAAGTGAGGCCGTGGATATTGCTTTACGCACTATTGTCACACCAGGCGATGAAGTTTTAATACCTGAACCCTGTTATGTTTCATACAAACCCTGTGCCGTTTTGGCCGGAGGTACTCCTGTTACCATTAAGACTAATGCCAGCAACGGCTTTAAGTTAACTGCCCAACAATTGGAAGCCCAAATCACCCCTAAATCAAAGGTATTGATTTTATGTTACCCCAATAACCCGACGGGTGCCATTATGACTAAAGAAGAATTGTTGGCAATAGCAAAAGTCGTAGAAAAGCACAACTTGATTGTAATTGCTGATGAGATTTACAGCGAATTAACTTATCAAGGAAAGCATACCAGCTTTGCTGCGTTACCCGGGATGCGCGATCGGACTATTCTTCTGAACGGTTTTTCGAAGGCATTTGCTATGACCGGTTGGCGCGTTGGGTATGTCTGCGCTCACCAGGAATTAATCAGCGCCATGGTTAAGATCCACCAATATACCATCTTATGTGCTCCTGTGATGGCACAAAAAGCTGCAATTGAAGCATTGCGCAACGGTCGGGTTCAGGTGGAGCACATGGTTAGCCAGTATAATTACAGACGCCGTTTAATTGTTTCCAGGCTAAATGAAATAGGATTGGATTGTTTCGAGCCAAAAGGCGCTTTTTACGTCTTCCCCTCAGTGGCTATAACCGGAATGTCGTCGGAGGAATTTGCTGAGAACCTCCTTAAAGAAGAAAAGGTTGCTGTTGTGCCCGGTACCGCATTTGGTGAAAGCGGAGCAGGCCACATCAGAATATCCTATGCGGCATCTATCCAGCAAATAACAGAGGCTTTGAACCGCATGGAAAGCTTTGTGCAGAGGCACAGCAAAAAAATAGCGGTCAACAGCTTTTAAGTGTATTACTGGCAAAGTGTGTGCTTAAACTCTATAAGTTTCAGGAGGAAGTACTGCTCATGGCTAATTTGAAATTTTACGGTGCAAGCAGAATGGTCACCGGTTCTTGTTATTTGCTTGAAGCGGGCGGTTTAAAAATATTAATCGACTGCGGCATGTTTCAAGGCTCCAAAAGCCTCAAAGAACGAAATTATGGGGATTTCCCTTTTTCCCCTGCAAGTATTGATTACCTTATCTTAACACATGCTCATATAGATCATAGCGGCCTGATCCCTAAACTTTGTAAAAATGGTTTTCAAGGCCAGGTTATTACTACCAAAGCTACTGCGGAACTGGCTTCTGTTATGCTGCCCGACAGCGGCTATATTCAAGAAATGGAAGTAGAACGAAAAAACCGCAAGTATGCCCGGGCGGGAAAGCCGTTGATTAAACCTATTTATACGGCTGAAGATGCCCGGGAGTGCCTAAAGTTTTTTAAAACTGTCGAATATAATCAGCAGTTGAGCCTATCCCCGGAAATAACCTTACGCTTTCAGGACGCAGGTCACATTTTGGGGTCCGCCATGGCTGAAATCTGGGTAAAAGAGCATAATAATGAATTTAAGATTGTCTTTTCAGGCGACATAGGCAATTATAACCAGCCAATAATCAGAGATCCGGCAACTATCTTGGAAGCGGACTATGTTGTCATGGAATCGACCTATGGCAATAGGCTGCATGAGCACAACGAAGACAAATTAGACATGCTGACCGGCATAATCAAGGAGACTTTCTCCAGAGGCGGTAACCTGATCATCCCTGCTTTTGCAATTGAAAGAACGCAGGACCTGCTTTACGATTTAAATATTCTTTTACAACGGGGCGCCATATCCCCTCAAGAGATTTATATTGATAGCCCGTTAGCTATTGCGGCAACTGAAATCTTTTGCCGAAACACCGCCTACTATGATGAAGATACAATACGCCTGCAGGAAGCAAAAGGGGACTGTCCTTTATATTTTCCGGGGTTGCATTATACCATGACAACCGAGGAGTCGATAGCCTTAAATAAAATTAAAGGCGGGGCAATTATTATTTCTGCCAGTGGAATGTGTGATGCGGGGAGAATTAAGCACCATCTTAAACATAACCTGTGGCGTCCTGAATCGACTATTTTATTTGTAGGCTATCAAGCCCAGGGCACATTAGGTAGAAGGATCCTGGACGGGGAAAAGAAGGTTACCATTCACGGGGAAGAAATTGCAGTGAAAGCACAAATCAGGAAAATTGACGGTTACTCGGCCCATGCAGACCAGAGCGGTTTGTTAAGATGGGCTACCGCTTTTAAAACTGTACCTAAACGCTATTTCATAACCCATGGCGAAGAAGATGCTTCGCTGACCTTTGCCAAGCTCCTGAACGAACGAATCGGGTCGGCAAGAACCGTGATCCCGTCTTTGTTCGATGAGTATGTCCTTGGTGATGAAACGGTAACTGTGAAAGTTGAAAGTCCTTATCAAACGGCTGAAGAAATTCGGCACAAACTAAATAATTTAATTGAACAGGAACTGCAACAAAATAATATTGAACAATTACAGCGATTATTGTGTAACTTAAACAAAATAATAGAAGATTACCAACAGGTATATAACAAAGAATGACCCGAGTACAGGGTCATTCTTTTGGTTTTCTTTACAAGGCCACCTTTAAAAATTGTTCCTCCCGATGATATAATTGTAATAAGCTTAAAACTAGCTGTTAAGCTATTCTGTTTTGCAGTGCATCTGGAAGGGCTAAACCATACGGATAATTTAGTAGGAGAGAGGACAATTGACACAAAAAATTGCTAGTTTTACATCTGCATATGCAGCCGATTTATTTATCGAAGGCAGTGTATCCGTACCATTTATGCTGTTGCGCTGCTATGCTCAACTTGGCATTAACGAAACTGAGTTAGTGCTGTTAATACATATTCTTGCCCAAAGGCAGTTGCGAAATGATCCGTTTCCTCTTCCGGAAGAATTAGCTAAGTTCATGGCGGTAGATGTTTTAACAATAAAAAGCAACATCGCAAGCCTGATTGAAAAGCGATTGCTGAATGTAGAAAGAAAATTCAATAACAGCTCAGGGGAATGGATAAACTTTTTTTCCTTGGATTTACTTTTTGATAAATTGGCTGAAATCTGGGCTTTTGAAAAAGCCAAACAGCGCGAAGAAAACAGCAGCAAAAAAAATATTAACACTTCCAGCGAAATTTTAGGCCAACTGTACCAGGCCTTTGAAAAAGAATTTGGCAGGCTGCTTTCCCCTATGGAGAGCAGCCAATTAATTGAATGGTGTGAAGGGGATGGATATTCGCCTGACCTGATATTTGAGGCTTTAAAAAGGGCGGTATTGCGTGGAATTTTAAATTTTAAATATATTGATTCCATACTGCGTGATTGGGCTCGTAACCAAATAACCACTGTAAAACAAGCAATTGCTTACGAAGAACGTTTCCAAAAAACAAAGTTCGCTGAACCTGCGAACAAAACTAAGCAGGAAAGTGGAGTTAAAGCAAAAGCGCAAAAAGATAAATACAAGGATTTTTATTTAAGCTAGGGGTGGGCTTATGCGACTGTTACTAGAGCAAAAGCTAAAGGAACTCAGTGTTTTGGCAAAAAAACAGCAAAAGAACGTCCAAGAAATTTATGCTTGTGAAATATGCCAGGATCGCGGTATTTACTTTATTAACGGCGAAGCAGTGAAATGCAGCTGTATGAAGCAAAAAGCCATTAATAACAGGTTTAAACACGCAGATCTAGGTAAACAAATTCAACAATTTACTTTTGATAAATTTAATTTAAAATACTACCCCCATATTCAACCGCCCGATGCAGAAACCCAATTAACGTACCATCAAATTGCACAGCGTACATTAAAAGCTTCAAAAACATTTGTAGCCGACGTTTTAAACAATAAGCCCACCAAAGGTATATTGTTTTGTGGACCTGTGGGGAGTGGGAAAACTTTTTTAGCAGCAAGCATTGCTAATGCTTTAATAACTCACGGTAAAGAAGTGCTCTTTGCCGTAGTGCCGGATTTATTAGATGAGATTCGTTCCGCTTACTTTCAGCAACCTGAACAGGGAAACAATGAGTTGTTGCTAACTGACGCAGCACGTAAAGCGGAGATTTTAATTTTAGATGATTTAGGCGCTCACAATTATACCGAATGGACTATAAACAAGTTATACTCCATTATCAATTATCGAGTTAACAACGGCCTACCTTTAGTTGTTACTACTAACCTTGAATTAGCCGAGCTTGAGGAAAAACTAGGCTTACGCATTACTTCAAGACTTTTGCAGTTATGCCAAGTGTATAGGCTATTAGTTGAAAATAATATCCGTTACCAAATGTATGCAGAGCAAGTAACCCGTAAATCATGTTGATTTGTCAAAAAGCACCTCGTACTCTTTCGATTCATATAATAACAAAAAGAGTTAAGCGAGGTGTTGAGATGGCTTTTAAAGTCGGTATTGATCCCGGACACGGTGGGAAAGACAGCGGGGCCGTAGGAAAAATTCTTAACGTGTTTGAAAAAGACATTACTTTAAAAGTTGCGCAACTGCTAAATAATATCCTGGTAGATAATGGCTTTACAACATTTCTAAGTAGGAAGGAAGATGTGTATTTATCGCTTCGTGAACGGGCGGATTTTTTCAATAAAGCCAGAGTGGATCTCATTATCAGCATTCATGTTAATAGTTCGGCAAGCCCGGAACCTAATTATATCAGTACCCATATCCTGTCCAGTGGAGGAAGTGCGGAAAAATTTGCTATTGCTATTCAAAAGGAATTAGTGGCAACAATGAAATGGCCTGACGGGGGAGTCAGGGAAAACAATTTTTATATCTTACGGGAAACTGAGGCTCCGGCGGTATTAGTGGAACTTGGTTTCATATCCAACGAGGAGCAGGAAAAGGCGCTGCTCAATGAGGAAATTAAACTTATGTTAGCTTCCGCTTTAGCTCGCGGAATAGCTGCCGCTTTCCACCAGACCGTGGTAACTGAACCAACTGCTGAAGCGGGGGATTTTCAGGATATTAAAGGACACTGGGCAGAACAAGCAATTAGGCGTGTTGTTGCAGCAAAATTAATGAGTGGTTACGGCGATAAAACGTTCCGTCCGGAACAAAACCTGACCAGAGCTGAATTTGCCGTAGTATTGGTGAAACTTCTTGATAGATTAAGTTAAGGTAGTATTTTACTGCCTTTTTTATTTCACATTTTTATTCCAGAGCATTTCCAATGCCAGCAAAAATGGTTGACAATATGCAGGATCTTCCGTAAAATAATACTGAGAAAACTTCTCAACTACTTAGGCTAGTTAAAACAATGTTTTATAAATGTAGTAGGCGGTATTGATGAAAATATTTATCATTTACTGGAGGTGCTAGCTTGAAACTGGACCAAGTTAAAAAAGGTCAAATGCTGAAAATCATCTTAATGCCAGATGAAAAAATCCGTTCGCAAGCAATTAGGTTTGGCATAGCGGAAGGAGAAATTGTTACTTGTTTTGAAGTAATTCCATCGGGACCGATTATTTTACAAAAAAACCGCCAAGAGATTGCTATTGGTAGAAGATTAGCTGCACAAATCGAGGTTGAGCCTATTCCTGCTAGAAGCTTTAACCCCTTTAGGAGGTGGACAGCCAATGCATTGTCACGATCTAAGCAAACATCTTAATATCCCCAAAGGGGCTAAAAAAATTGTTTTAGTAGGCAACCCGAACGTGGGCAAATCTGTCTTTTTTAATGCTCTGACCGGTTTGTATGTGGATGTTTCCAATTATCCAGGCACTACCTTAGAAATAACTCATGCTCCTTTCGGTAAGGATGTAATAATAGATACTCCGGGAGTTTATGGGGTATCCTCTTTTAACGATGAAGAAAAGGTGGCCCGAGATGTAATCTTATCAGCTGATATTGTTGTTAATATTATAGACTCGGTACATCTTGAACGGGACCTTTTTCTGACGCAGCAAGTAATTGATATGGGCATTCCAGTGGTAGTGGCTTTGAATATGATGGATGAAGCTCGAAAAAAAGGCATTGAAATTGATGTAGATTTGCTTAGCGACCTCCTGGGGGTAGAGGTGATTCCAACAATTGCGGTTTCTAAAAAAGGCATTGATGAGTTGAAAGCTGCCATTTATAAAGCCAGAAA
This region of Zhaonella formicivorans genomic DNA includes:
- a CDS encoding Lrp/AsnC family transcriptional regulator gives rise to the protein MSLRRVSYLRQAILRILERNSRLSSEDIAKMLDLSPQDVEREIKALEEEKIILSYGTLINWEKAGEEVVSALIDVKVTPQRDVGFDQVAERIQRFPEVRALYLMSGTYDLSVLVEGKNLKEVSQFVAEKLATIEHVQSTMTHFVLKKYKQAGIIFEDYEEDRRQVFTP
- a CDS encoding aminotransferase class I/II-fold pyridoxal phosphate-dependent enzyme, yielding MKLEFDKIISPVVRNIPPSGIRRFFDLVANTKGVISLGVGEPDFVTPWHIREACVYSLEQGYTMYTSNYGMPELRREIANYLNRQYEVEYNPENEIIVTIGASEAVDIALRTIVTPGDEVLIPEPCYVSYKPCAVLAGGTPVTIKTNASNGFKLTAQQLEAQITPKSKVLILCYPNNPTGAIMTKEELLAIAKVVEKHNLIVIADEIYSELTYQGKHTSFAALPGMRDRTILLNGFSKAFAMTGWRVGYVCAHQELISAMVKIHQYTILCAPVMAQKAAIEALRNGRVQVEHMVSQYNYRRRLIVSRLNEIGLDCFEPKGAFYVFPSVAITGMSSEEFAENLLKEEKVAVVPGTAFGESGAGHIRISYAASIQQITEALNRMESFVQRHSKKIAVNSF
- a CDS encoding MBL fold metallo-hydrolase RNA specificity domain-containing protein, giving the protein MANLKFYGASRMVTGSCYLLEAGGLKILIDCGMFQGSKSLKERNYGDFPFSPASIDYLILTHAHIDHSGLIPKLCKNGFQGQVITTKATAELASVMLPDSGYIQEMEVERKNRKYARAGKPLIKPIYTAEDARECLKFFKTVEYNQQLSLSPEITLRFQDAGHILGSAMAEIWVKEHNNEFKIVFSGDIGNYNQPIIRDPATILEADYVVMESTYGNRLHEHNEDKLDMLTGIIKETFSRGGNLIIPAFAIERTQDLLYDLNILLQRGAISPQEIYIDSPLAIAATEIFCRNTAYYDEDTIRLQEAKGDCPLYFPGLHYTMTTEESIALNKIKGGAIIISASGMCDAGRIKHHLKHNLWRPESTILFVGYQAQGTLGRRILDGEKKVTIHGEEIAVKAQIRKIDGYSAHADQSGLLRWATAFKTVPKRYFITHGEEDASLTFAKLLNERIGSARTVIPSLFDEYVLGDETVTVKVESPYQTAEEIRHKLNNLIEQELQQNNIEQLQRLLCNLNKIIEDYQQVYNKE
- a CDS encoding DnaD domain protein, whose amino-acid sequence is MTQKIASFTSAYAADLFIEGSVSVPFMLLRCYAQLGINETELVLLIHILAQRQLRNDPFPLPEELAKFMAVDVLTIKSNIASLIEKRLLNVERKFNNSSGEWINFFSLDLLFDKLAEIWAFEKAKQREENSSKKNINTSSEILGQLYQAFEKEFGRLLSPMESSQLIEWCEGDGYSPDLIFEALKRAVLRGILNFKYIDSILRDWARNQITTVKQAIAYEERFQKTKFAEPANKTKQESGVKAKAQKDKYKDFYLS
- a CDS encoding ATP-binding protein; amino-acid sequence: MRLLLEQKLKELSVLAKKQQKNVQEIYACEICQDRGIYFINGEAVKCSCMKQKAINNRFKHADLGKQIQQFTFDKFNLKYYPHIQPPDAETQLTYHQIAQRTLKASKTFVADVLNNKPTKGILFCGPVGSGKTFLAASIANALITHGKEVLFAVVPDLLDEIRSAYFQQPEQGNNELLLTDAARKAEILILDDLGAHNYTEWTINKLYSIINYRVNNGLPLVVTTNLELAELEEKLGLRITSRLLQLCQVYRLLVENNIRYQMYAEQVTRKSC
- a CDS encoding N-acetylmuramoyl-L-alanine amidase — its product is MAFKVGIDPGHGGKDSGAVGKILNVFEKDITLKVAQLLNNILVDNGFTTFLSRKEDVYLSLRERADFFNKARVDLIISIHVNSSASPEPNYISTHILSSGGSAEKFAIAIQKELVATMKWPDGGVRENNFYILRETEAPAVLVELGFISNEEQEKALLNEEIKLMLASALARGIAAAFHQTVVTEPTAEAGDFQDIKGHWAEQAIRRVVAAKLMSGYGDKTFRPEQNLTRAEFAVVLVKLLDRLS
- a CDS encoding FeoA family protein; this translates as MKLDQVKKGQMLKIILMPDEKIRSQAIRFGIAEGEIVTCFEVIPSGPIILQKNRQEIAIGRRLAAQIEVEPIPARSFNPFRRWTANALSRSKQTS